A genomic region of Candidatus Eisenbacteria bacterium contains the following coding sequences:
- a CDS encoding peptide MFS transporter has product MLPRSTRTFLGHPVGLFVLFFTEMWERFSYYGMRGLLKLYMVNYLFVTLRQSLQGKQYDTAGDPGSILGWGVIKHLLPSADPGSLAASVAERAKALMATVTASGAPMYTAEVAHRIASETSAVQQGASVIYGWYTGLVYLTPLLGGYLADKFLGQKKAVFIGGGLMAIGQYMLWGSESLFFVALLLLILGNGFFKPNISTQVGSLYPQGDPRRDGAFTIFYMGINLGAFICNLICGTLAALYGWRWGFFAAGVGMCLGLVVQALGQRFLAPDTLQARQHAAVAAKQEKPAPHAPLTPVEWRSIWALVILCGLNIVFWAVYEQQGNTMQTWADEKTIWPVILGFQIPSTWFQSVNPFFIFLFAPFLDIFWRWQNKKGQEPTSVAKMAVGSMILGLSFIVMIIGVWMVGSGQGSWFWPVFCTMLLTVGELYLSPVGLSLVTKVSPRRIVSMMMGMWFLSSFFGNILSGYIGQLYTIIPKEMFFLILLLLGCGTGIAIWLFNKPLKEAMASHST; this is encoded by the coding sequence ATGCTGCCGCGGAGCACGCGAACCTTCCTGGGTCATCCCGTGGGGCTGTTCGTGCTCTTCTTCACCGAGATGTGGGAACGCTTCTCGTACTACGGGATGCGCGGGCTGCTGAAGCTGTACATGGTGAACTACCTGTTCGTCACGCTGCGGCAGTCGCTGCAGGGCAAGCAGTACGACACCGCCGGCGACCCGGGGAGCATCCTGGGCTGGGGCGTGATCAAGCACCTGCTGCCCTCGGCGGACCCGGGCTCGCTGGCCGCCTCGGTGGCCGAGCGCGCCAAGGCGCTGATGGCCACAGTGACCGCTTCCGGCGCACCGATGTACACGGCGGAGGTGGCGCACCGGATCGCCAGCGAGACGAGCGCGGTGCAGCAGGGAGCCTCGGTGATCTACGGCTGGTACACCGGGCTGGTGTACCTCACTCCCCTGCTGGGCGGCTACCTGGCGGACAAGTTCCTGGGTCAGAAGAAGGCGGTGTTCATCGGCGGCGGGCTGATGGCCATCGGCCAGTACATGCTGTGGGGCTCGGAGAGCCTGTTCTTCGTGGCACTGCTGCTGCTCATCCTGGGCAACGGCTTCTTCAAGCCCAACATCTCCACGCAGGTCGGCAGTCTGTACCCGCAGGGCGACCCGCGACGCGACGGCGCGTTCACCATCTTCTACATGGGGATCAACCTGGGCGCGTTCATCTGCAACCTGATCTGCGGCACGCTGGCGGCGCTGTACGGCTGGCGCTGGGGCTTCTTCGCCGCGGGCGTGGGCATGTGCCTGGGGCTGGTGGTGCAGGCGCTGGGGCAGCGCTTCCTGGCTCCCGACACGCTGCAGGCGCGCCAGCACGCGGCGGTGGCCGCGAAGCAGGAGAAGCCCGCCCCGCATGCGCCGCTCACGCCCGTCGAGTGGCGCAGCATCTGGGCGCTGGTGATCCTGTGCGGGCTGAACATCGTGTTCTGGGCGGTGTACGAGCAGCAGGGCAACACCATGCAGACCTGGGCCGACGAGAAGACCATCTGGCCGGTCATCCTGGGCTTCCAGATCCCCTCCACGTGGTTCCAGTCGGTGAACCCGTTCTTCATCTTCCTGTTCGCGCCGTTCCTGGACATCTTCTGGCGCTGGCAGAACAAGAAGGGTCAGGAACCCACGTCGGTGGCCAAGATGGCGGTGGGTTCGATGATCCTGGGCCTGTCGTTCATCGTGATGATCATCGGCGTGTGGATGGTGGGCTCGGGCCAGGGCAGCTGGTTCTGGCCGGTGTTCTGCACCATGCTGCTCACGGTGGGGGAGCTGTACCTCTCGCCGGTGGGCCTGTCGCTGGTGACCAAGGTGTCGCCGCGGCGCATCGTGTCCATGATGATGGGGATGTGGTTCCTCTCCAGCTTCTTCGGGAACATCCTGTCGGGCTACATCGGACAGCTCTACACCATCATCCCGAAGGAGATGTTCTTCCTGATCCTGCTGCTGCTGGGCTGTGGCACGGGCATCGCCATCTGGCTGTTCAACAAGCCCCTCAAGGAGGCGATGGCCTCGCACAGTACATAG
- a CDS encoding PD40 domain-containing protein, whose translation MSQWTAGSRFVFRVLVSLLAPAAGIAAGAGASRAAEPAAPAAPAWARPGEPIRGGRYPALSPDGTTLVFGYVGDLWSVPAAGGVARRLTAHAAYERAPVWSPDGKWLAFASNRNNNFDAYVMPSEGGLPRRLTWHSSDDIPTGFTPDSREVVFVSGRNTAYAAYTVPLAGGMARRLTRTFWDDATSASFSPDGRTLMLNLGDQALRFWWRIGYKGSNNADVWTCDPASGRYARWTDWNGDDLWPMWGPDGKTFYYVSDRDGRNPNLYRQAGPGAPPEALTKFTDDPVRFPSISADGSRVAYEHAMGVWITDTRSGESREVRILAGADFERPLEETRTLNREASEMALSPDSKKIALVVRGDLFVLPADGGETRHITRGPERDRYVAWTPDSRSLVYVSDPTGSFQVHVVPADGSGAPRRLTEGTGEKGSPVVSPDGKTVTYFRGAQDICAVPLAGGAERTLVKGPVGNEELDCALAVSPDSRWLAYTALTTNEEHEIWIVPMEGGTPVNVTRANHESLQPTWSRDGKNLYFISNREAHDRGSVSDGNTDLYRLPLLPDTVKFTESKLDSLFLPDAAKKEGEGKAAGAKDGATVAKDGAAVAKGADAAKPAVPVKIDFTRIEKRFKRLLDTSGDCYEPVPSPDGKTLVFLHRDLNGTQVHSMPAEGGKARALTSGEPVAPRLGESGNFARPGALQWDKDGKKVYYLAGGGIRVLTMGEGGTATGPAEVTYAAQVTVNTPGEYRQMFHEAWTTLRDSYYDPGHHGVDWEKVGAKYEARAEYVAHHVDFEDQLREMMGELNSSHTGAYGPPQQPDQPTAGLGCELEAPAAGQVGARLSGVYREGPLDQPNVKVAVGEYILAVDGQPLHAGARDDAWLSDKAGKRIRLVVAAAPVAEGEFRGSATPGAREVTVKGVSPAEQRALRYNDWDEGRREYVKRRTGDRYVYIHLPACGSADIAKFKRILEAEGDGRAGLLLDMRWNTGGAIDEELLTYLWRRPYQYRGVRGFPRHFTPANVWAKPTAMLLNEVSLSNAEVCGNGFRELKLGKIVGRTTYGWLIGTGARRLVDGSTFRLPYRGCWTLKGEDTETWGGVKPDVDVPATPEDDAGAGDPQLDRAIEVLGGK comes from the coding sequence ATGAGCCAGTGGACCGCCGGGTCCCGTTTCGTGTTTCGCGTCCTCGTGAGCCTCCTCGCGCCCGCCGCCGGGATCGCCGCCGGGGCCGGCGCCTCCCGCGCCGCCGAGCCGGCGGCCCCCGCCGCGCCCGCATGGGCGCGCCCCGGTGAGCCCATTCGCGGCGGAAGGTACCCGGCGCTCTCGCCCGACGGGACGACCCTCGTGTTCGGCTATGTGGGCGACCTGTGGAGCGTGCCCGCGGCGGGCGGCGTGGCGCGCCGCCTCACCGCGCACGCGGCCTACGAGCGCGCCCCGGTGTGGTCACCCGACGGCAAGTGGCTCGCGTTCGCCAGCAACCGAAACAACAACTTCGACGCGTACGTGATGCCCTCGGAAGGCGGCCTGCCCCGGCGCCTCACCTGGCACTCGTCCGACGACATCCCCACCGGGTTCACCCCGGACAGCCGCGAGGTGGTGTTCGTGAGCGGGCGCAACACCGCCTACGCCGCGTACACCGTGCCGCTGGCGGGCGGCATGGCGCGCCGGCTCACGCGCACCTTCTGGGACGACGCCACCAGCGCCTCGTTCTCTCCCGACGGCCGGACGCTGATGCTCAACCTGGGCGACCAGGCGCTGCGCTTCTGGTGGCGGATCGGCTACAAGGGCTCCAACAACGCCGACGTGTGGACGTGCGACCCGGCCAGCGGCAGGTACGCGCGCTGGACCGACTGGAACGGCGACGACCTCTGGCCCATGTGGGGCCCGGACGGGAAGACCTTCTACTACGTGTCCGACCGGGACGGCCGCAACCCCAACCTGTACCGGCAGGCGGGACCGGGCGCCCCGCCCGAGGCGCTGACGAAGTTCACCGACGACCCGGTGCGCTTCCCGTCCATTTCCGCCGACGGCTCGCGGGTGGCCTACGAGCACGCCATGGGCGTGTGGATCACCGACACCCGGTCGGGCGAGAGCCGCGAAGTCCGCATCCTGGCCGGCGCCGACTTCGAGCGCCCGCTGGAGGAGACCCGCACGCTGAACCGGGAGGCCAGCGAGATGGCGCTCTCGCCCGACTCGAAGAAGATCGCGCTGGTGGTGCGCGGCGACCTGTTCGTGCTGCCCGCGGACGGCGGCGAGACGCGTCACATAACGCGCGGCCCCGAGCGCGACAGGTACGTGGCCTGGACTCCGGATTCGCGCTCGCTGGTGTACGTGAGCGACCCCACCGGGAGCTTCCAGGTGCACGTGGTGCCCGCCGACGGCAGCGGGGCTCCGAGGCGTCTCACCGAGGGCACGGGGGAGAAAGGCTCGCCGGTGGTGAGCCCCGATGGGAAGACCGTGACGTACTTTCGCGGGGCGCAGGACATCTGCGCCGTGCCGCTGGCCGGCGGAGCCGAACGCACGCTGGTGAAGGGCCCGGTGGGCAACGAGGAACTGGACTGCGCACTGGCCGTCTCGCCCGACAGCCGCTGGCTGGCCTACACCGCACTCACCACCAACGAGGAGCACGAGATCTGGATCGTGCCGATGGAAGGCGGGACGCCGGTGAACGTGACCCGCGCCAACCACGAGTCGCTGCAGCCCACGTGGAGCCGCGATGGGAAGAACCTGTACTTCATCTCCAACCGCGAGGCCCATGACCGCGGCAGCGTGAGCGACGGAAACACCGACCTGTACCGGCTGCCGCTCCTTCCGGACACGGTGAAGTTCACGGAGAGCAAGCTGGACTCGCTGTTCCTGCCCGACGCCGCGAAGAAGGAGGGCGAGGGCAAGGCGGCGGGAGCGAAAGACGGCGCCACGGTCGCGAAGGATGGCGCCGCGGTCGCGAAGGGCGCGGACGCCGCGAAGCCCGCCGTCCCGGTGAAGATCGACTTCACCCGGATCGAGAAGCGCTTCAAGCGCCTGCTCGACACCTCGGGCGACTGCTACGAGCCGGTTCCATCGCCGGACGGCAAGACGCTGGTGTTCCTCCACCGCGACCTCAACGGCACGCAGGTCCACAGCATGCCGGCCGAGGGCGGAAAGGCGCGCGCGCTCACCTCCGGGGAGCCGGTGGCCCCGCGCCTGGGCGAGAGTGGCAACTTCGCGCGGCCTGGCGCGCTGCAGTGGGACAAGGACGGCAAGAAGGTCTACTACCTGGCCGGCGGCGGCATCCGCGTGCTCACCATGGGAGAGGGCGGCACGGCCACCGGCCCCGCCGAAGTGACGTACGCCGCGCAGGTGACGGTCAACACCCCCGGCGAGTATCGCCAGATGTTCCACGAGGCGTGGACCACGCTGCGCGACTCCTACTACGACCCCGGCCACCACGGGGTGGACTGGGAGAAGGTGGGCGCGAAGTACGAGGCGCGCGCGGAGTACGTGGCGCACCACGTGGACTTCGAGGACCAGCTGCGGGAGATGATGGGCGAGCTGAACTCCTCGCACACCGGAGCGTACGGCCCGCCGCAGCAGCCCGACCAGCCCACCGCGGGCCTGGGGTGCGAGCTGGAGGCCCCGGCGGCGGGGCAGGTGGGAGCGCGGTTATCCGGCGTGTATCGCGAAGGCCCGCTGGACCAGCCCAACGTGAAGGTGGCCGTCGGCGAGTACATCCTCGCGGTGGACGGCCAGCCGCTCCATGCCGGCGCGCGCGACGACGCATGGCTCTCCGACAAGGCCGGCAAGCGCATCCGGCTGGTGGTCGCGGCCGCCCCGGTGGCCGAGGGGGAGTTCCGCGGCTCCGCCACACCGGGCGCGCGCGAGGTCACCGTGAAGGGCGTGAGCCCGGCGGAACAGCGCGCACTGCGCTACAACGACTGGGACGAGGGCCGGCGCGAGTACGTGAAGAGAAGGACCGGCGATCGCTACGTCTACATCCACCTGCCCGCGTGCGGCTCCGCGGACATCGCCAAGTTCAAGCGGATCCTGGAAGCGGAAGGGGACGGCAGGGCCGGCCTGTTGCTGGACATGCGCTGGAACACCGGCGGGGCCATCGACGAGGAGCTGCTCACCTACCTGTGGCGGCGGCCCTACCAGTACCGCGGGGTGCGCGGCTTCCCGCGCCACTTCACCCCGGCCAACGTCTGGGCGAAGCCCACGGCGATGCTGCTGAACGAGGTGTCCCTGTCCAACGCCGAGGTGTGCGGTAACGGGTTCAGGGAGCTGAAGCTGGGCAAGATCGTGGGGCGGACCACCTACGGCTGGCTCATCGGCACGGGAGCCCGCCGCCTGGTGGACGGCAGCACCTTCCGTCTGCCCTACCGCGGCTGCTGGACGCTCAAGGGCGAGGACACCGAGACATGGGGCGGGGTGAAGCCCGACGTGGACGTGCCCGCCACCCCCGAGGACGACGCCGGAGCGGGCGATCCACAGCTCGACCGGGCCATCGAGGTGCTCGGCGGCAAGTAG
- a CDS encoding rhodanese-like domain-containing protein: MKQSLSRIQAVVVLVAAGSFVGLAFNLAAPKGVLSLTARTATAEAAAPAPDPAPAPTAASATTQEPASPAAAPREAKKPVRKSAAKAAPAKATSAKATSPKAAPAKATSAKATSASPAAAPAGAKPVPATAAPPAAPEKPAAPQVVELPEARLLQLQKSAILLDARERNVYELGHIPGALSLPDPEFATAFARLEARLPRDAKILVYCESETCDQAETVSWNLVHKGYKNILLFKKGWSAWEAADYPQEKGPSR; this comes from the coding sequence ATGAAGCAGTCTCTCAGCCGCATCCAGGCCGTCGTCGTCCTCGTGGCGGCGGGCTCGTTCGTAGGCCTGGCGTTCAACCTGGCGGCGCCCAAGGGCGTGCTCTCGCTGACCGCGCGCACCGCGACCGCGGAGGCCGCCGCTCCCGCGCCGGATCCCGCGCCGGCGCCCACCGCGGCTTCGGCGACGACGCAGGAGCCGGCCAGCCCGGCCGCGGCGCCGCGAGAGGCGAAGAAGCCCGTCCGGAAGTCGGCTGCGAAGGCCGCGCCCGCAAAGGCCACGAGCGCGAAGGCCACGAGCCCGAAGGCTGCGCCAGCAAAGGCCACGAGCGCGAAGGCCACGAGCGCCAGCCCCGCCGCGGCACCCGCCGGCGCGAAGCCCGTTCCGGCCACCGCGGCTCCGCCCGCCGCCCCCGAAAAGCCGGCCGCGCCCCAGGTGGTGGAGCTCCCCGAGGCGCGGTTACTGCAGCTGCAGAAGTCCGCGATCCTGCTCGACGCCCGCGAGCGCAATGTCTACGAGCTGGGCCACATTCCCGGAGCGCTGAGCCTGCCGGATCCCGAGTTCGCCACCGCGTTCGCCCGGCTCGAAGCGCGGCTGCCGCGCGACGCGAAGATCCTGGTCTACTGCGAGAGCGAAACCTGCGACCAGGCCGAGACCGTCTCCTGGAACCTGGTGCACAAGGGATACAAGAACATCCTGCTGTTCAAGAAAGGCTGGTCGGCGTGGGAAGCGGCGGACTACCCCCAGGAAAAGGGACCGTCCCGGTAG
- a CDS encoding DinB family protein yields the protein MPVLRRTPAVLRALLADLPSAWTDASEGPGTWTPCDIVGHLIHGERTDWMPRVEHILLHGDAVVFPVFDREAMFTASKDRSLQKLLDTFAQLRAANLARLRRDPCRRRTSQHRRGTGCLALAMMRHPRFGRTRGRACAWAPGFTSQWSGVYLCSVGEPRPDSTLTPEAVP from the coding sequence GTGCCCGTCCTTCGCCGCACTCCCGCGGTCCTGCGCGCCCTGCTCGCGGACCTTCCGTCCGCCTGGACCGACGCCAGCGAAGGCCCCGGCACCTGGACGCCCTGCGACATCGTCGGCCACCTGATCCACGGGGAGCGGACGGATTGGATGCCGCGCGTCGAGCACATCCTGCTCCACGGCGACGCGGTGGTGTTCCCGGTGTTCGACCGCGAGGCGATGTTCACCGCGTCGAAGGATCGCTCGCTCCAGAAGCTGCTGGACACGTTTGCGCAGTTGAGAGCCGCGAACTTGGCCCGCCTGAGGCGCGATCCCTGCAGGCGTCGAACATCGCAGCACCGACGGGGCACGGGGTGCCTGGCGTTGGCGATGATGCGGCACCCGCGTTTCGGCCGGACGCGCGGCCGGGCGTGCGCCTGGGCGCCCGGCTTTACGAGCCAGTGGAGCGGCGTGTACCTTTGTTCGGTGGGCGAGCCGCGCCCCGACTCCACCCTCACCCCGGAGGCTGTCCCATGA
- a CDS encoding cob(I)yrinic acid a,c-diamide adenosyltransferase: MTIRITRVYTRAGDGGETQLVGGRKVAKDALRIQAYGTVDELNSILGLVRTANRETPGPEDARVEIEGALRRIQNELFNLGSDLATPLADRHPKQPGIEARHIKKLEQDIDRLNAGLPMLESFVLPGGGWVSAYLHQARTVCRRAERLLVQLVREEPVTEHDLPYLNRLSDYLFVLGRWSAQARGEDEPLWEAETT, from the coding sequence ATGACGATCCGCATCACCCGCGTCTACACCCGCGCCGGCGACGGCGGCGAAACGCAGCTTGTCGGGGGCCGGAAGGTCGCCAAGGACGCGCTGCGCATCCAGGCCTACGGCACCGTGGACGAGCTCAACTCGATCCTCGGGCTGGTGCGCACCGCCAACCGCGAGACGCCCGGCCCGGAGGACGCACGCGTCGAGATCGAGGGTGCCCTGCGGCGCATCCAGAACGAGCTGTTCAACCTCGGCAGCGACCTCGCCACGCCCCTCGCCGACCGTCACCCGAAGCAGCCCGGCATCGAAGCGCGCCACATCAAGAAACTGGAACAGGACATCGACCGGCTGAATGCCGGCCTGCCGATGCTAGAGAGCTTCGTGCTGCCCGGTGGTGGCTGGGTGAGCGCCTACCTGCACCAGGCCCGCACCGTGTGCCGGCGCGCCGAGCGGCTGCTGGTGCAGCTCGTGCGCGAGGAGCCGGTCACGGAGCACGACCTGCCGTACCTTAACCGGCTGAGCGACTACCTGTTCGTGCTGGGAAGGTGGTCCGCGCAGGCGCGGGGCGAGGACGAACCGCTGTGGGAGGCGGAGACGACGTAA
- a CDS encoding CopG family transcriptional regulator codes for MGNSPKRATVYFDPQLHRALRLLAAETDRSISDLVNDAVRRSLSEDAEDLAALRDRGGEPRISFESAVRDLKRRGKV; via the coding sequence ATGGGAAACTCACCGAAACGCGCGACGGTCTACTTCGATCCCCAGTTGCATCGTGCCCTGCGCCTCCTCGCGGCCGAGACGGATCGCTCCATCTCCGACCTGGTGAACGACGCCGTGCGCCGCAGCCTCTCGGAGGACGCGGAAGACCTGGCGGCGCTGCGCGACCGGGGCGGCGAACCGCGGATCTCCTTCGAGTCCGCGGTGCGGGACCTCAAGCGCCGTGGAAAAGTATAG
- a CDS encoding type II toxin-antitoxin system RelE/ParE family toxin — protein MEKYSLLIVPSAVRELEAVPRRADRRRVVARIQALAADPRPAGCQKLTGKDGSRVRQGAIRVVYQVDDRSRTITVIKIGHRREVYR, from the coding sequence GTGGAAAAGTATAGCCTGCTGATCGTGCCCTCGGCGGTCCGTGAACTGGAGGCGGTGCCCCGCCGGGCCGATCGCCGCCGTGTCGTCGCCCGAATCCAGGCACTGGCGGCCGACCCGCGTCCCGCGGGCTGCCAGAAGCTCACCGGGAAGGACGGGTCCCGTGTCCGGCAGGGAGCGATCCGCGTCGTCTACCAGGTGGATGACCGGTCCCGGACGATCACGGTGATCAAGATCGGCCATCGGCGGGAGGTGTACCGGTGA
- a CDS encoding M20/M25/M40 family metallo-hydrolase: MFHRPASPGLALALALALALALPGLPTRAQPGFDGEMARGLAEVLAADSLEGRRTGQPGGTRAEAFAAARLLEWGLHPGVGDSSFFQPYTFLATRLAGVPELTYLGAPPGDIHYAYGPDFVAPLYSGSGAVEAPVVFVGWGISAPERGYDDYAGLDVRDKVVLFLRGAPRTGGRWEDQRANGWKVRNARAHGARAALMFEGERPLWGTVQERYFTPDMPSLWVGLRVVRDLLVGTGRTWTEIKAAMELDRPVGFALDRRVRLEVKSQAQEHAVGRNVVGRIAGSDPALRKECVVVGAHLDHMGRDAMGRVYAGADDNASGAATVLELARSTARGPWRPRRTVYFALFGCEEQGLQGSTWFAEHPPAESIAVMLNLDMVGLGEPVPNFGGVDRYPELVRMARALLPDSLRARSRSWGSGPDSDHWPFSERGIPSLFTASAGEHPDYHQPEDQPWKLRRDVFESVGRFEARMLHAVADTSAWHVDNRRLPRLAARLGRPVSRARWDEAGHGLRVAVAHGAGVVLLALPPAEPLQAMARVAQLERECGGDTGWIQVAHTAEDLEDHARHGRTSVVLEARVGSFDLADTTLLMFLQRLGVRAVLPETAPTPAEARRIAAQGLLLDQGELRSPAPVDGACLYAGRVPHGAANGFAFESPDDLRPGEARAGCLLSEEAWRVAAKLLKKKWTREQVEDAMGLNFVRFWKWAR, encoded by the coding sequence GTGTTCCATCGCCCCGCGTCCCCCGGACTCGCCCTGGCCCTGGCGCTGGCGCTGGCCCTCGCGCTGCCGGGATTGCCGACGCGGGCTCAGCCGGGCTTCGACGGCGAAATGGCCCGGGGGCTGGCGGAGGTGCTGGCCGCGGACTCCCTGGAAGGGCGACGCACCGGCCAGCCGGGCGGGACGCGCGCGGAGGCCTTTGCGGCGGCGCGGCTGCTGGAGTGGGGGCTGCATCCGGGCGTCGGAGACTCCAGTTTCTTCCAGCCCTACACCTTCCTCGCCACCCGGCTTGCCGGCGTGCCCGAACTGACCTACCTCGGGGCCCCGCCGGGTGACATTCACTACGCCTACGGCCCCGACTTCGTGGCGCCGCTCTACTCGGGCTCCGGCGCGGTGGAAGCCCCGGTGGTGTTCGTGGGCTGGGGCATCTCCGCACCCGAAAGGGGTTACGACGACTACGCCGGCCTGGACGTGAGGGACAAGGTGGTGCTGTTCCTCCGGGGCGCCCCCCGGACGGGCGGCCGCTGGGAGGATCAGCGCGCCAACGGCTGGAAGGTCCGCAACGCCCGCGCCCACGGGGCGCGCGCCGCGCTGATGTTCGAGGGCGAGCGGCCGCTGTGGGGCACCGTCCAGGAACGCTACTTCACGCCCGACATGCCGTCGCTGTGGGTGGGGCTGCGCGTGGTGCGCGACCTCCTGGTGGGCACCGGCCGCACCTGGACCGAGATCAAGGCCGCCATGGAGCTGGACCGGCCGGTGGGCTTCGCCTTGGACCGCCGCGTCCGCCTGGAGGTGAAGAGCCAGGCGCAGGAGCACGCGGTGGGCCGAAACGTGGTGGGCAGGATCGCCGGCTCGGACCCCGCGCTGAGGAAGGAGTGCGTGGTGGTGGGCGCGCACCTGGACCACATGGGCCGCGACGCCATGGGACGCGTCTACGCCGGCGCTGATGACAACGCCTCCGGCGCGGCCACGGTGCTGGAACTGGCGAGATCCACCGCGCGCGGCCCGTGGCGGCCCCGGCGGACGGTGTACTTCGCGCTGTTCGGCTGCGAGGAGCAGGGACTCCAGGGCTCCACCTGGTTCGCCGAGCACCCGCCCGCCGAGAGCATCGCGGTAATGCTGAACCTGGACATGGTGGGCCTGGGGGAGCCGGTGCCCAACTTCGGCGGTGTGGACCGCTATCCCGAGCTGGTGCGCATGGCGCGCGCGCTGCTGCCCGACTCGCTGCGCGCGCGGTCGCGCTCGTGGGGCTCGGGGCCCGACAGCGACCACTGGCCCTTCTCGGAACGCGGCATCCCCTCGCTGTTCACCGCGTCGGCGGGCGAGCATCCCGACTATCACCAGCCCGAGGACCAGCCTTGGAAGCTGCGCCGCGACGTGTTCGAGTCCGTGGGGCGCTTCGAGGCGCGGATGCTGCACGCGGTGGCCGACACTTCGGCCTGGCACGTGGACAACCGCCGCCTGCCGCGCCTGGCCGCCCGCCTCGGCCGGCCCGTGTCGCGCGCGCGCTGGGACGAGGCCGGGCACGGCCTGCGCGTGGCCGTGGCCCACGGCGCGGGAGTGGTGCTGCTGGCGCTGCCTCCCGCGGAACCGCTGCAGGCCATGGCGCGGGTGGCGCAGCTGGAGCGCGAATGCGGCGGGGACACCGGTTGGATCCAGGTCGCGCACACCGCTGAGGACCTCGAGGACCACGCCCGCCACGGCAGGACCAGCGTGGTGCTGGAGGCGCGCGTGGGGTCTTTCGATCTCGCCGACACCACGCTGCTGATGTTCCTGCAGCGGCTCGGCGTGCGCGCCGTGCTGCCCGAGACCGCGCCCACGCCCGCGGAGGCCCGGCGCATCGCCGCCCAGGGACTGCTGCTGGACCAGGGGGAACTGCGCTCGCCCGCGCCCGTGGACGGGGCGTGCCTGTACGCGGGGCGCGTGCCGCACGGTGCGGCCAACGGGTTCGCATTCGAATCCCCGGACGACCTGCGGCCCGGGGAAGCCCGCGCCGGCTGCCTGCTCTCCGAGGAGGCCTGGCGCGTGGCCGCGAAGTTGTTGAAGAAGAAGTGGACGCGGGAACAGGTGGAGGACGCCATGGGGCTCAATTTCGTGCGGTTCTGGAAGTGGGCCAGGTGA
- a CDS encoding MFS transporter produces the protein MPFGPSTFPALRHRNFRLLWTGQLISMAGTMMQMAAILWHVSLLVPASYKGLALGMVGLVRVVPIVAFSLLGGVVADAMDRRKLMLATQAAMAALAAVLAVLTFGGVNTLWPIYLLTALSAAANSFDSPARQSLLPDLVPREDLPNAISLNSIMFQAASVIGPSLAGVVIATLGVGWVYALNAVSFLAVLAGLLMIRGVPGHAAGSQRDISLAAARDGLRFVFSSPLIRSAMLLDFFATFFASATALLPIFAQDILQVGARGYGWLYAAPSVGALVAGLWMAKWVERIGRRGVVLLWAVAGYGLATVVFGFSRSFWLTFTCLALTGATDTVGMVLRNIIRQLATPDHLRGRMTSVNMIFFMGGPQLGELEAGMVAQGFGAPVSVITGGIGCLVAAGWTAARTPELTGYHKS, from the coding sequence ATGCCTTTCGGACCCTCCACCTTTCCCGCCCTGCGCCACCGCAATTTCCGGCTCCTGTGGACGGGCCAGCTGATCTCGATGGCCGGCACCATGATGCAGATGGCGGCCATCCTGTGGCACGTCTCGCTGCTGGTGCCCGCCTCGTACAAGGGGCTGGCGCTGGGGATGGTGGGCCTGGTTCGCGTGGTGCCCATCGTGGCGTTCTCGCTGCTGGGCGGCGTGGTGGCGGACGCCATGGACCGCCGCAAACTGATGCTCGCCACGCAGGCCGCCATGGCGGCCCTCGCGGCGGTGCTGGCCGTGCTCACCTTCGGGGGCGTTAACACCTTGTGGCCGATCTACCTGCTGACCGCGCTCTCCGCCGCGGCCAACTCCTTCGACAGCCCCGCACGCCAGTCGCTGCTGCCCGACCTGGTCCCGCGCGAGGACCTGCCCAACGCGATCAGCCTCAACAGCATCATGTTCCAGGCCGCCTCGGTGATCGGCCCCTCGCTCGCGGGCGTGGTGATCGCCACGCTGGGGGTGGGCTGGGTGTACGCCCTCAATGCAGTTTCTTTCCTGGCGGTGCTCGCGGGGCTGCTGATGATCCGGGGCGTGCCCGGACACGCTGCCGGCAGCCAGCGCGACATCAGCCTGGCGGCCGCGCGCGACGGGCTGCGCTTCGTATTCTCCAGCCCACTCATCCGCTCCGCCATGCTGCTGGACTTCTTCGCCACGTTCTTCGCGTCGGCCACGGCACTGCTGCCGATCTTCGCGCAGGACATTCTCCAGGTGGGCGCGCGTGGCTACGGCTGGCTGTACGCCGCACCGTCGGTGGGAGCGCTGGTGGCGGGCCTGTGGATGGCGAAGTGGGTGGAGCGCATCGGCAGGCGCGGCGTGGTGCTGCTGTGGGCGGTCGCGGGCTACGGCCTGGCCACGGTGGTGTTCGGCTTCTCGCGCAGCTTCTGGCTCACCTTCACCTGCCTCGCGCTCACCGGGGCCACCGACACCGTGGGCATGGTGCTGCGCAACATCATCCGCCAACTGGCCACTCCCGACCACCTGCGCGGGCGCATGACCAGCGTGAACATGATCTTCTTCATGGGCGGCCCGCAGCTGGGAGAACTGGAGGCGGGGATGGTGGCGCAGGGATTCGGGGCGCCGGTCTCGGTAATCACCGGGGGGATCGGGTGCCTCGTGGCCGCGGGGTGGACCGCCGCGCGCACGCCGGAGCTGACGGGCTACCACAAATCGTGA